In Arthrobacter sp. CDRTa11, one DNA window encodes the following:
- a CDS encoding alpha/beta hydrolase produces MIPTPKAPPFDVELGSTLAALGDLLNPTLTPDMISGMRGGPLTAPIEDQLAGHAVRHEERIIPGPEGAPDIVVSIFTKIGHVPGGPGIYHTHGGGMIIGDRFLGADMLIEWVELMDAVAVSVEYRLAPENPDPAPVEDCYAGLVWTAAHAEELGFDPQRLIIAGASAGGGLAAGVSLLARDRGGPALAGQVLICPMLDDRNETVSSYQIDGFGLWDRTSNDTGWDALLGDRRKTAEVSIYAAPARATDLSGLPPAFIDVATAEVFRDEVVAYASGIWAVGGVAELHVWAGGFHGFDMIVPQAALSIQARDVRTKWVRRILGA; encoded by the coding sequence ATGATTCCAACCCCCAAAGCCCCACCCTTCGATGTTGAGCTCGGTTCAACTCTCGCTGCGTTGGGAGATCTGCTCAATCCAACCCTGACGCCGGACATGATCTCCGGTATGCGCGGCGGTCCGTTGACCGCCCCCATCGAAGATCAGCTGGCCGGCCACGCGGTCCGTCACGAGGAGCGGATAATCCCAGGCCCCGAGGGCGCTCCTGACATCGTCGTGTCTATCTTCACCAAAATCGGGCACGTTCCCGGTGGCCCCGGGATCTATCACACCCACGGCGGTGGGATGATCATCGGCGACCGCTTCCTTGGCGCTGACATGCTCATCGAGTGGGTCGAGCTGATGGACGCCGTCGCCGTGTCGGTTGAGTACAGGCTGGCGCCTGAAAACCCGGACCCGGCCCCGGTAGAGGATTGCTATGCGGGCCTCGTGTGGACAGCTGCGCATGCGGAAGAGCTTGGATTTGACCCTCAGCGGCTCATCATCGCCGGCGCGAGTGCCGGCGGCGGCCTGGCGGCAGGCGTGTCCCTTCTGGCGAGGGACAGGGGTGGTCCGGCGCTCGCGGGCCAGGTCCTGATCTGCCCCATGCTGGATGACCGCAATGAAACAGTCTCCAGCTACCAAATTGACGGCTTTGGACTCTGGGACCGCACCAGCAACGACACCGGCTGGGATGCCTTGCTGGGTGACCGGCGCAAGACCGCCGAGGTGTCCATCTACGCAGCACCGGCACGCGCAACTGATCTTTCAGGCCTTCCTCCCGCGTTCATCGATGTAGCCACCGCAGAAGTTTTCCGGGATGAAGTGGTGGCCTACGCTTCCGGTATCTGGGCGGTGGGAGGCGTCGCCGAACTGCATGTGTGGGCCGGCGGATTCCACGGCTTCGACATGATCGTGCCCCAGGCCGCATTGTCGATCCAGGCCCGCGATGTACGGACGAAGTGGGTTCGCCGCATCCTGGGCGCCTGA
- a CDS encoding family 43 glycosylhydrolase: MRPVRLLTRAAAAGAVASALALTPLVPALAETSPDPRLVLQYALDQTSGSVAVDTSGNGRNGAVVNGGTWTGSEGLKLDGVNDYVRLPDNIMQGLSAITVSTEVLIAPAQATPYFIYGLGNTTSNAGNGYLFTTGDSYRTSIASGNWSTEQTLSQNQALARGVWKTITYTLSNGTATLFLDGVQVGQKTGVTITPGSIGSGLTTANYLGRSVYTADRYLSGSVRDFRIYNTALTPSEVAASVAPSDQLRKDRDVAALSLGDLSAVTANLSLPASGVNGSTVAWASSDPSVVTAAGVVTRPSAAQGAATVTLTATVTRGEASGTKVFSATVLPAESDQEKLAAATAALVLPAVDDVRGNITLPPTSGQAAVTWQSSNPIIDATGIVNRPAADTDVVLTATLTVGAASGTKQFTARVKAKPAVAPYAGYAFAYFTGNSIAGENIYMAASRGNDALHWDETNGGKPILTSTMGTKGLRDPFVIRAPEGDKFYMIATDLSIGSGTSWDSSQRQGSQYLEVWESYDLKNWSEQRHVKVSPATAGNTWAPEAYYDQGIGAYVVFWASKIYAENDPGHTAGVVNKMMYSTTRDFRTFSEAKVWNDPGTSVIDSTVIKDKDTYYRFTKDEGGVSGCVDIMQEKSNNLLAVDLPGSNPRNWALQSSCIGKNAGTAAVEGPTVFKSNTEEKFYLFLDEFGGRGYIPLESPSLETPAWKLSANYDLPASPRHGTVLPVTQTELDALRQTPKPVQANANGEILRYAFDQGSGTDVADSSGNGLNGKIVGGGSWQPDGALKLDGTTGYVDIPDNILSGVQDITVEADVLVSAAQSGAYFIYGFGNTDAAGVGNGYMFATGNSVYKTGIASGNWTTEQLANSTSALPRDSWKHLVYTLKGTVATVYLDGKKVGENLNATLNPGDIGFGSTTSNYLGKSVYNADRTLNGSLREFAIYNRALSAEEVQKISGDQAGLGDVSLADPSLLKVAPIVDSTSRKVTYPVKPGTDVGKLAPTFSLFPGAVSSPASGAAVDLGSPVTYKVTGPDGSTAEWTFAALEMKSPVLPGYTADPNIVVYGDTYYIYPTTDGIASWGSTKFSVYSSKNLVDWTDEGVVLDLANVSWTHSNAWAPTATSKNGKYYLYFSAGQSIGVAVADSPKGPFVDSGAPLVDKAAYGGAQQIDPAVFTDNDGVSYLFWGNGTARYVPLNADMVSYTAANVKTISGLSQFREGPFVHQRNGTFYMTYSIDDTRSENYRVGYATASSIAGPWTYKGVILEKKPELGILGTGHNSVVQVPGTDDWYIVYHRFAIPGGDGMHRETTIDRLTYAADGSIKPVVPTLESVGPQFADTSAPVVALATSPAAPNGADGWYLDPVTMSANATDNSGAAPTVEVAVDGGAWVPYLSSFEVASDGAHTIRARATDAAGNTSAEASVAVKIDRTAPQAGASLDEDRTLTLTATDPYSGVASLDYRVGTAEWLPYTAPVPAGRTAATVEFRAVDKGGNAATGTVDVPAPAGQSISFGEITPKTLGDSDFTISATATSNLPVTFAASGACTLLDASVHLTGAGTCSITARQEGSARFLPAPEVVRSFEVKAPVLDSFDRANGGVGSAWGGENGRQAYVIKDKALNPLLGGTLLHSATFGSDQTASLTLKTIAAKSVQGVVLKGQSGKSFLTAGVSALYDASARTVRVSTLGVDKNAWYSYGDIQASFAAGDVLTAKYVDGTVTVYRNADVVASVPLRTADVQFFAGKAGKTGISSTLATGSILDDFRAAAIAR, encoded by the coding sequence ATGCGACCCGTACGTTTGCTAACCAGGGCTGCTGCCGCAGGGGCCGTCGCCTCTGCGCTTGCCCTGACCCCACTGGTCCCGGCACTGGCCGAGACGTCCCCGGATCCCAGGCTTGTACTCCAATACGCGCTGGACCAGACCAGCGGGAGCGTCGCCGTGGACACCTCCGGAAACGGGCGCAACGGGGCGGTGGTCAACGGCGGCACCTGGACAGGCAGCGAAGGCCTGAAGCTGGACGGGGTTAATGACTACGTACGCCTTCCCGACAACATCATGCAGGGCCTGTCTGCCATCACCGTCAGCACCGAGGTGCTGATCGCGCCTGCCCAGGCCACGCCATACTTCATCTACGGCCTGGGCAACACCACATCCAACGCCGGCAACGGATACCTGTTCACCACCGGTGACAGCTACCGCACCTCCATTGCCTCCGGCAACTGGTCCACCGAACAGACGCTTTCCCAGAACCAGGCCCTGGCCCGCGGTGTCTGGAAGACCATCACGTACACACTTTCCAATGGGACAGCGACGCTCTTCCTGGACGGTGTGCAGGTGGGGCAGAAGACGGGAGTCACCATTACGCCGGGGAGCATCGGAAGCGGCCTGACCACCGCGAACTACCTGGGCCGCTCGGTCTACACAGCGGACAGATACCTGTCCGGATCGGTGCGCGATTTCCGGATCTACAACACCGCCCTGACGCCAAGCGAGGTGGCCGCATCCGTCGCGCCAAGCGACCAGCTCCGGAAAGACCGGGACGTCGCCGCCCTCAGCCTGGGCGACCTGTCAGCCGTCACAGCCAACCTGTCCCTGCCCGCAAGCGGCGTCAACGGCTCCACGGTGGCCTGGGCCTCCAGCGACCCATCAGTGGTTACTGCTGCCGGAGTTGTTACCCGCCCGAGTGCTGCGCAGGGTGCCGCAACCGTGACGCTGACGGCGACCGTTACCCGCGGTGAGGCATCCGGAACCAAGGTGTTCAGCGCAACCGTGCTCCCCGCCGAATCCGACCAGGAAAAGCTTGCCGCCGCCACCGCTGCCCTGGTGCTTCCCGCCGTCGATGACGTCCGCGGAAACATCACCCTGCCGCCCACCAGCGGCCAGGCAGCGGTAACGTGGCAGTCTTCAAACCCCATTATCGATGCCACCGGCATTGTTAACCGCCCGGCCGCGGACACCGACGTCGTCCTGACCGCAACCCTGACCGTCGGGGCAGCCAGCGGAACAAAACAGTTCACGGCCCGGGTGAAGGCAAAGCCGGCAGTTGCCCCCTACGCCGGATACGCGTTCGCGTACTTCACGGGCAACAGCATTGCCGGCGAAAACATCTATATGGCCGCCAGCCGCGGAAACGATGCCCTCCACTGGGACGAGACCAACGGCGGCAAGCCGATCCTGACCTCAACCATGGGAACGAAGGGCCTGCGGGATCCCTTTGTGATCCGCGCCCCCGAAGGCGACAAGTTCTACATGATCGCCACCGATCTTTCCATCGGCAGCGGCACGTCCTGGGATTCCTCCCAGCGCCAAGGCAGCCAATACCTGGAAGTCTGGGAATCCTACGACCTCAAGAACTGGTCGGAGCAGCGGCACGTCAAGGTGTCCCCGGCCACGGCCGGCAACACCTGGGCGCCGGAGGCCTACTATGACCAGGGCATCGGCGCGTACGTTGTGTTCTGGGCATCGAAAATCTACGCCGAGAATGATCCCGGCCACACCGCCGGCGTCGTCAACAAGATGATGTATTCGACAACCCGGGACTTCCGCACCTTCTCCGAAGCCAAGGTCTGGAATGACCCCGGCACGTCCGTCATTGATTCGACGGTCATCAAGGACAAGGACACGTACTACCGCTTCACCAAGGACGAAGGCGGAGTTTCGGGCTGCGTGGACATCATGCAGGAAAAGTCCAACAACCTGCTGGCCGTCGACCTGCCCGGCAGCAACCCAAGGAACTGGGCACTCCAGAGCTCCTGCATCGGCAAGAACGCAGGAACGGCAGCGGTGGAAGGTCCAACCGTGTTCAAATCCAACACCGAGGAAAAGTTCTACCTCTTCCTCGATGAGTTCGGCGGCCGCGGCTACATCCCGCTGGAGAGCCCGAGCCTTGAAACACCGGCCTGGAAGCTCTCCGCCAACTACGATCTTCCCGCCAGCCCCCGCCACGGAACCGTTCTTCCGGTAACCCAAACCGAACTGGACGCGCTTCGGCAGACACCAAAACCCGTCCAGGCGAACGCAAACGGTGAAATCCTGCGCTATGCCTTCGATCAGGGATCCGGAACGGACGTGGCCGATTCCTCCGGCAACGGCCTCAACGGAAAGATCGTGGGCGGCGGCAGCTGGCAGCCGGACGGTGCCCTCAAGCTCGACGGCACCACCGGTTACGTGGATATCCCGGACAACATCCTCTCCGGCGTCCAGGACATCACAGTGGAGGCGGACGTGCTGGTCAGCGCCGCGCAAAGTGGGGCGTACTTCATCTACGGATTCGGCAACACCGACGCCGCCGGCGTGGGCAACGGGTACATGTTCGCCACGGGAAATTCCGTGTACAAGACGGGAATCGCCTCCGGAAACTGGACCACCGAACAACTCGCCAACAGCACTTCAGCCCTCCCCCGGGACTCGTGGAAGCATCTGGTGTACACGCTCAAGGGCACCGTCGCCACCGTGTACCTTGACGGTAAAAAGGTGGGCGAGAACCTGAACGCCACCCTGAACCCCGGGGACATCGGATTCGGCAGCACCACGTCGAACTACCTCGGCAAGTCCGTCTACAACGCGGACAGGACCCTCAACGGCTCCCTCCGCGAATTCGCCATCTACAACCGGGCATTGTCAGCGGAGGAAGTACAGAAGATTTCAGGCGACCAGGCCGGCCTCGGAGATGTTTCCCTGGCTGACCCCAGCCTCCTGAAGGTGGCGCCCATCGTGGACAGCACCAGCAGGAAAGTCACTTACCCTGTCAAGCCGGGAACGGATGTGGGCAAGCTGGCTCCCACCTTCAGCCTCTTCCCCGGGGCCGTCTCCAGCCCGGCTTCCGGGGCAGCCGTGGACCTGGGCAGCCCGGTCACCTACAAGGTGACAGGGCCCGATGGTTCGACGGCGGAATGGACCTTTGCCGCTCTCGAAATGAAGAGCCCGGTCCTGCCCGGCTACACGGCCGATCCCAACATTGTGGTGTACGGCGACACGTACTACATCTATCCCACCACCGATGGAATTGCCTCGTGGGGAAGCACTAAATTCTCTGTCTACTCCTCGAAGAACCTTGTGGACTGGACAGATGAAGGCGTAGTTCTGGACCTGGCGAACGTCAGCTGGACGCATTCCAACGCATGGGCACCAACGGCAACATCGAAGAATGGAAAGTACTACCTCTACTTCTCTGCGGGTCAAAGCATCGGTGTGGCCGTGGCTGACTCACCCAAGGGGCCGTTTGTGGACTCCGGCGCTCCCCTGGTGGACAAGGCCGCGTACGGCGGCGCCCAACAAATTGATCCTGCCGTTTTTACCGATAACGACGGCGTGTCCTACCTGTTCTGGGGCAACGGCACGGCGCGCTACGTGCCCCTGAACGCGGACATGGTGTCCTACACTGCAGCGAATGTGAAGACCATTTCCGGCCTGAGCCAGTTCCGGGAGGGCCCGTTCGTCCACCAGCGCAACGGCACCTTCTACATGACCTATTCAATCGATGACACCCGGAGCGAGAACTACCGCGTCGGCTACGCCACGGCCAGCAGCATCGCCGGTCCGTGGACCTACAAGGGTGTCATTCTCGAAAAGAAGCCCGAACTGGGAATCCTTGGCACCGGCCATAACTCCGTTGTCCAGGTGCCGGGCACGGACGACTGGTACATCGTCTACCACCGTTTTGCCATTCCGGGCGGAGACGGGATGCACCGGGAGACCACCATCGACCGCCTGACCTACGCTGCGGACGGATCCATCAAACCGGTGGTCCCCACCCTTGAAAGCGTCGGGCCCCAGTTCGCTGACACGTCCGCCCCGGTGGTAGCCCTGGCCACTTCCCCTGCAGCACCCAACGGTGCCGACGGCTGGTACCTGGATCCTGTCACCATGAGCGCCAATGCCACTGACAACTCGGGCGCAGCTCCCACGGTGGAGGTAGCTGTCGACGGCGGCGCCTGGGTTCCGTACTTGTCCTCCTTCGAGGTGGCGTCCGACGGTGCCCACACCATCAGGGCACGGGCAACCGACGCGGCCGGAAACACCTCCGCGGAAGCATCCGTCGCTGTGAAGATTGACAGGACGGCACCGCAGGCAGGCGCAAGCCTGGATGAGGACCGGACGCTGACCCTCACCGCCACCGATCCGTACTCCGGCGTCGCTTCGCTGGACTACCGGGTCGGGACTGCCGAATGGCTGCCTTACACAGCGCCTGTTCCCGCGGGGCGTACGGCGGCCACCGTGGAGTTCCGGGCCGTCGACAAGGGAGGCAACGCCGCCACCGGCACGGTGGATGTGCCCGCTCCGGCCGGCCAGTCGATCTCCTTTGGTGAGATCACGCCCAAAACCCTTGGCGATTCTGACTTCACCATCAGCGCCACTGCAACGTCCAACCTGCCCGTCACCTTCGCAGCCTCCGGAGCATGTACCCTGCTGGACGCCTCGGTTCACCTGACGGGGGCGGGCACGTGCAGCATCACCGCCCGGCAGGAAGGCAGCGCGCGCTTCCTGCCTGCACCTGAGGTGGTTCGTTCATTCGAGGTCAAGGCGCCTGTCCTGGACAGCTTTGACCGGGCCAACGGCGGCGTCGGCAGTGCGTGGGGCGGCGAGAACGGACGCCAGGCCTACGTCATCAAGGACAAAGCCTTGAACCCGCTCCTGGGCGGCACCCTGCTCCATTCCGCGACCTTCGGATCAGACCAGACAGCGTCACTGACCTTGAAGACCATCGCGGCCAAGTCGGTCCAGGGCGTGGTACTCAAAGGGCAGTCCGGCAAGTCCTTCCTGACGGCAGGTGTGTCGGCGCTCTACGACGCATCCGCCAGGACCGTCCGGGTCTCCACGCTGGGCGTTGATAAGAACGCCTGGTACTCCTATGGCGACATTCAGGCCTCGTTCGCGGCCGGCGACGTCCTGACGGCGAAGTACGTGGATGGGACCGTCACGGTCTACCGCAATGCCGACGTCGTGGCTTCGGTTCCGCTGCGAACGGCGGATGTCCAGTTCTTTGCCGGGAAGGCCGGAAAGACCGGGATCTCGTCCACGCTGGCAACGGGCAGCATCCTGGATGATTTCCGGGCCGCGGCAATCGCCCGGTAG
- a CDS encoding DUF5671 domain-containing protein, translating into MNPSAAPDVTPSAVPVAGTAQQVLRRLILYVLLFILVLVAATGLAGLLERLFSSGSEMASTDVTGLARALAFTLIGGPLALLLWWLVWKKLDDGDERGTVGWGLYVAAMYTIALIIFTTALLGWAASLVDGSEPRWSSALATGVVWGAVWAWHRWMWRHPARGPRSLEDVPSVVGAVFGLMVGAAGGITALGRLLDDAIRGITLLTTAVEPWWQAVLQASVWAVGGTAVWWWHWKRDPGSRLKTGLADVAVVAVGVFAAGITALGGAGVALFALLRLAFDRTDPDTVMLAPLGPAVAAAAIGALIWRYHRTLAADRAAGTVRASRLVTAGVALAAAASGIGVVVNAALALAVAALAGDGSRSLLLGGVSSLVVGGPIWWLAWKPAKQHEPGAAHPPGRRVYLVAFFGISAVVALVALLVVGYRLFEFFLGDVSGGSVVDRIRGPLGLLVAAGLVAGYHYSLWRHEHSESEAVPQAEAGAEAGAADLTDKTEKRPSIGHVTLVSGSHSEALSRAIATATGAQVTVWRRADGVSHPRAIPQQVGHQPPAPSGPGESDEESALAARVTQALEGTVARHVLLVIGHDTGADAQIEVIPLAVDGQKARHPS; encoded by the coding sequence ATGAACCCTTCGGCAGCACCTGACGTCACACCGTCCGCTGTCCCGGTGGCAGGCACAGCCCAACAGGTGCTGCGGCGACTGATCCTGTACGTGCTGCTGTTTATCCTGGTGCTCGTGGCGGCCACAGGCCTCGCCGGCCTGTTGGAGCGCCTTTTCAGTTCAGGCTCAGAAATGGCGTCCACCGATGTCACCGGGCTTGCCCGCGCGCTGGCGTTCACGCTGATTGGAGGGCCGCTGGCGCTTCTGCTCTGGTGGTTGGTCTGGAAAAAGCTGGACGACGGCGACGAACGCGGCACGGTGGGCTGGGGCCTCTACGTTGCCGCCATGTACACGATCGCCCTCATCATCTTCACCACGGCGCTGCTGGGATGGGCCGCGTCCTTAGTCGACGGCTCGGAGCCGCGGTGGTCTTCGGCACTGGCCACCGGAGTTGTCTGGGGCGCGGTGTGGGCCTGGCACCGGTGGATGTGGCGGCATCCGGCCAGGGGACCGCGAAGCCTTGAGGACGTCCCGTCCGTTGTGGGTGCAGTTTTTGGGCTGATGGTCGGCGCGGCCGGAGGGATCACAGCGCTGGGCAGGTTGCTCGACGATGCCATCCGCGGCATCACCTTACTCACGACGGCGGTGGAGCCGTGGTGGCAGGCTGTGCTTCAGGCTTCAGTTTGGGCCGTCGGCGGAACTGCCGTGTGGTGGTGGCACTGGAAACGGGATCCCGGCAGCCGCCTCAAGACCGGCCTGGCCGACGTCGCGGTTGTCGCCGTGGGTGTCTTCGCCGCCGGCATCACGGCACTGGGCGGCGCCGGCGTCGCGCTGTTTGCCCTCCTGAGGCTGGCGTTCGACAGGACGGACCCTGACACGGTAATGCTGGCACCCCTTGGTCCGGCGGTGGCTGCCGCCGCCATCGGCGCCCTGATCTGGCGGTACCACCGCACTCTCGCCGCTGACCGTGCAGCCGGAACCGTCCGCGCCAGCCGGCTGGTGACAGCAGGCGTCGCCCTCGCGGCCGCAGCGTCGGGCATTGGCGTGGTGGTCAACGCCGCCTTGGCGCTTGCAGTCGCCGCACTGGCGGGGGACGGCTCCCGTTCCTTGCTGCTGGGGGGAGTCAGCTCGCTGGTGGTGGGCGGCCCTATCTGGTGGCTCGCATGGAAGCCGGCAAAACAACACGAACCGGGCGCCGCCCATCCTCCGGGCAGGCGTGTGTACCTTGTGGCCTTCTTCGGAATCAGCGCAGTGGTGGCGCTCGTTGCGCTTTTGGTTGTCGGATACCGTCTCTTCGAATTTTTCCTCGGCGACGTGTCTGGGGGCAGCGTCGTAGACCGTATCCGGGGACCACTGGGCCTGCTGGTGGCCGCCGGCCTCGTTGCGGGCTATCACTATTCCCTCTGGAGGCACGAGCACAGCGAATCGGAGGCAGTGCCGCAGGCAGAGGCAGGGGCAGAGGCAGGGGCGGCTGACCTGACGGACAAGACGGAGAAGAGACCATCCATCGGCCACGTCACGCTCGTCAGCGGTTCCCATTCCGAGGCCTTGTCCAGAGCCATTGCAACGGCCACCGGCGCGCAAGTCACCGTCTGGAGACGGGCCGACGGCGTCAGTCACCCGCGGGCCATTCCCCAGCAGGTCGGTCACCAGCCGCCCGCGCCTTCAGGGCCGGGGGAGTCTGATGAGGAGTCCGCGCTCGCGGCCCGCGTGACGCAAGCGCTGGAAGGCACCGTCGCCCGCCATGTCCTGCTGGTGATCGGCCATGACACCGGAGCGGATGCACAGATAGAGGTCATTCCCCTGGCCGTCGACGGCCAGAAGGCGCGGCACCCGAGTTGA